In Lachancea thermotolerans CBS 6340 chromosome H complete sequence, a single genomic region encodes these proteins:
- the MAK32 gene encoding Mak32p (similar to uniprot|P23060 Saccharomyces cerevisiae YCR019W MAK32 Protein necessary for structural stability of L-A double-stranded RNA-containing particles) — protein MGLFTTNGMFILDEIYTSDESFHDVVGGGGMFAILGASIVASAYELSRQLRWIVDRGSDFPSSAADILESWKTGVVFRDDSSRLTTRAWNLYGENDLRQFKYLTEKKRIDVGDWIAEFGAEEVASIRVFHLLCIDDRATSILNRLKQYESSCDRVFVWEPIPDMCNSARKDEIRAVMNREETIVISPNAEEGARLFDMPEPKNLLQCTNLLRRFDDFMDDKNMCVLRCGKLGSLALGARDRCTGTRQVIHLPAYHSRSASQVLDPTGGGNTFLGGFSLGYALSRGDLTVGSICGNIAAACAIEQLGVPKREGDKWNGKTFLERLDHYMKDIHLDCTTDDVRWALEVGI, from the coding sequence ATGGGACTTTTTACTACCAATGGAATGTTCATCCTGGATGAAATCTACACATCCGACGAGAGTTTTCACGACGTGGTTGGTGGAGGTGGAATGTTCGCGATTTTGGGGGCCTCAATCGTAGCTTCCGCTTACGAGCTCTCACGACAGCTGCGCTGGATAGTGGACAGAGGCTCGGACTTTCCCTCCAGCGCAGCAGACATTCTCGAGAGCTGGAAGACAGGAGTTGTATTCCGGGACGACTCTTCTAGGCTCACTACCCGCGCTTGGAACCTCTATGGTGAGAACGATCTACGACAattcaagtacttgacAGAGAAGAAACGAATTGATGTCGGCGATTGGATTGCTGAGTTTGGTGCTGAAGAGGTCGCCTCAATTCGTGTTTTTCACTTGCTCTGCATCGACGATAGGGCAACTTCTATTCTGAACCGCCTGAAGCAGTATGAAAGCTCTTGTGATCGTGTTTTCGTGTGGGAACCGATCCCAGATATGTGCAACAGCGCGCGCAAGGACGAGATCCGCGCGGTGATGAACCGAGAGGAGACAATTGTGATTTCTCCCAATGCTGAAGAAGGCGCCCGCCTTTTCGACATGCCTGAACCTAAAAACTTGCTTCAATGTACCAATCTGCTGCGCAGGTTTGACGACTTCATGGACGACAAGAACATGTGCGTTTTGCGGTGCGGAAAGCTAGGATCCCTTGCACTTGGCGCGCGCGACCGCTGCACTGGCACACGGCAGGTCATTCACCTGCCTGCGTATCACTCGCGGTCCGCATCACAGGTCCTGGACCCCACCGGTGGCGGAAACACATTTTTGGGTGGGTTTTCACTGGGATATGCGCTCTCTAGAGGCGACTTAACGGTTGGCAGCATCTGCGGCAACATTGCGGCAGCATGCGCAATTGAGCAGTTGGGTGTTCCCAAGCGCGAGGGCGACAAGTGGAACGGAAAAACGTTCTTAGAGCGCTTGGATCATTACATGAAGGACATACATCTAGATTGCACTACAGATGATGTACGTTGGGCGCTGGAAGTTGGGATTTGA